The following proteins come from a genomic window of Synechococcus sp. MW101C3:
- a CDS encoding DUF1254 domain-containing protein: protein MIAALIAALPLTPLGSLAATPASAQVSSSASQAPAPSPAEARAIAKEAWLYAYAPLQGYQTLWNQTQNKAFPGYVGGFDRFRHYSRSATPADKDIVTPNNDTPYSWAWLDLRTEPIVLSLPAVPAPRYYVNQWFDLYTHNFAYTGVRSNGRGAGTYLFAGPHWKGTVPKGITKVFRAETDFVGTLTRTQLNGPDDIPALKAIQAQYVLTPLSRFTGQPAPPPAPAVAWPAWNASKAEGIGFITYLNALLPFMPAVPSEREMRARFARIGIGPGLPFDPARLDPKLRTALEEGVAEASQELKAKAQQQTSSQGFFGSRQQLGSDYLTFRSMGAMLGIYGNSSEEAFYATQQTGPDGQVLDGRKRWVLRFEPGQLPPVTEFWSVTMYTLPERLLVENPIQRYSIGDRTSGLKLGTDGSLEIYIQSENPGTDKVSNWLPAPAGPFFFVARLYGPKDPVLKGTWTLPRLTEVK, encoded by the coding sequence TTGATCGCCGCCCTCATCGCCGCTCTGCCGCTGACTCCCCTGGGTTCCCTGGCCGCGACACCGGCTTCGGCACAAGTTTCCAGCTCAGCGAGCCAGGCCCCAGCCCCCAGCCCCGCAGAAGCCCGCGCCATCGCCAAAGAGGCCTGGCTCTACGCCTATGCCCCCCTGCAGGGCTACCAGACCCTCTGGAACCAGACCCAGAACAAGGCGTTCCCGGGCTACGTGGGTGGCTTCGACCGCTTCCGGCACTACAGCCGCTCCGCCACCCCGGCCGACAAGGACATCGTCACCCCCAACAACGACACGCCCTACTCCTGGGCCTGGCTGGATCTGCGGACCGAGCCGATCGTGCTGTCGCTGCCCGCAGTGCCGGCACCCCGCTACTACGTCAACCAGTGGTTCGATCTCTACACCCACAACTTCGCCTACACCGGCGTGCGTTCCAACGGCCGCGGGGCCGGCACCTATCTGTTCGCCGGTCCCCACTGGAAGGGCACGGTGCCGAAGGGCATCACCAAGGTGTTCCGCGCCGAAACCGACTTCGTCGGCACCCTCACCCGCACCCAGTTGAACGGGCCCGATGACATCCCAGCACTGAAGGCGATCCAGGCCCAATACGTGCTCACGCCCCTGTCGCGCTTCACAGGCCAACCGGCGCCACCGCCCGCCCCAGCGGTGGCCTGGCCCGCCTGGAACGCCTCCAAGGCCGAGGGGATCGGCTTCATCACCTACCTCAACGCCCTGTTGCCGTTCATGCCCGCCGTGCCATCGGAGCGGGAGATGCGGGCCCGGTTCGCCCGCATCGGCATCGGCCCCGGCCTGCCCTTTGATCCGGCCCGGCTGGATCCGAAGCTCCGCACCGCCCTGGAGGAAGGGGTGGCCGAGGCCAGCCAGGAGCTCAAGGCCAAGGCCCAACAACAGACCAGCTCCCAGGGATTCTTCGGCAGCAGACAGCAACTGGGGTCTGATTACCTCACGTTCCGCTCGATGGGAGCGATGCTGGGGATTTATGGCAACAGCAGTGAAGAGGCCTTCTATGCCACCCAGCAGACCGGGCCCGACGGCCAAGTGCTTGATGGGCGCAAGCGATGGGTGCTGCGATTCGAACCGGGCCAGCTGCCACCGGTGACGGAGTTCTGGTCGGTGACGATGTACACGTTGCCGGAACGCCTGCTTGTGGAGAATCCTATTCAACGCTATTCGATCGGTGATCGCACATCAGGCCTGAAGCTGGGAACTGATGGATCCCTGGAGATCTATATCCAGAGCGAGAATCCAGGAACGGACAAAGTCTCGAATTGGCTGCCTGCGCCAGCTGGTCCCTTTTTCTTCGTGGCGCGTTTGTATGGTCCTAAGGATCCAGTCTTGAAGGGAACATGGACGCTGCCACGCTTGACAGAAGTCAAGTGA
- a CDS encoding addiction module antidote protein, whose translation MKTAATAWNLANHLSICEVMAAYCKASLGDSARAKGMTQMAREAGLGRESLYTALSSSGNPERGTVLKVGSALGLQLHASPAVEAETAVKQCHSPARLHITLCRRPRSLRPGEGNRSPDGALAP comes from the coding sequence ATGAAGACCGCAGCCACTGCCTGGAATCTGGCCAATCATCTCAGCATTTGTGAAGTCATGGCTGCCTATTGCAAAGCCTCTCTAGGTGATAGTGCTCGTGCCAAAGGCATGACACAGATGGCAAGGGAAGCTGGACTGGGTCGCGAAAGTCTCTATACGGCGCTCTCCTCTAGCGGTAATCCCGAACGTGGAACTGTCTTGAAGGTTGGTTCGGCACTCGGGCTTCAACTGCATGCCAGTCCTGCTGTTGAAGCAGAGACGGCTGTTAAACAATGCCACTCACCCGCCCGCCTCCACATCACTCTTTGCCGACGCCCGAGATCACTGCGGCCAGGTGAAGGCAATCGTTCTCCCGATGGAGCGTTAGCGCCATGA
- a CDS encoding DUF1254 domain-containing protein → MATPDRLETSIGPLNLIDGFPQPDTIEKIYDNLDRSRALQAYLLAIPIVNQAGMRESLRKFGPENTTNVIWENLVDPRTIELTANDNTVYSFIWLDTKKGPLVVEVPPKVLGAVNDFWYRWVADIGITGADKGAGGKYLFLPPGYQGAIPQGYVVVKPKTFGNWLFFRSFLVDGSTKPGVESVKANLKIYQLSDAANPPAIKFANASGVPANFVAPGDYSFWALLNQVIQEEPPTGADPTTLGLFASIGIVKGKPFKPNERWKAILADAANIGAVTARTLALKIREPEAYFYPNSSWRLPFFGGYRFEVSPGVANLDGAIFYYYFATGVTPAMEEKIVGKGSQYPWAALDSKGDRFDGGKTYRLRLPPNTPVADFWSVIVYDTQTRSMLQTDQKAPSVSSQDKGIKTNADGSVDVWFGPQPPAGFEKNWVQTIPGKGWFTLLRLYGPLEPWFNKTWRPGPIELQK, encoded by the coding sequence GTGGCCACTCCTGACCGGTTGGAGACGTCGATCGGCCCGTTGAACCTTATCGATGGTTTCCCGCAGCCAGATACCATCGAGAAGATCTACGACAATCTGGATCGCTCCCGCGCTTTACAGGCCTACCTGCTGGCCATTCCGATTGTGAATCAGGCCGGTATGCGTGAATCGTTGCGCAAGTTTGGCCCCGAGAACACCACCAACGTGATCTGGGAGAACCTGGTGGATCCCAGAACGATAGAACTCACGGCCAACGACAACACGGTATACAGCTTTATCTGGCTCGACACGAAGAAAGGGCCCTTGGTGGTCGAAGTGCCTCCCAAGGTGCTGGGTGCTGTCAATGACTTCTGGTATCGCTGGGTGGCCGACATCGGCATCACGGGGGCCGACAAGGGCGCGGGCGGCAAGTACCTGTTCCTGCCACCGGGGTATCAGGGCGCCATCCCGCAAGGTTATGTCGTGGTCAAACCCAAAACCTTCGGCAACTGGCTGTTCTTCCGCTCCTTTCTGGTGGATGGTTCCACCAAGCCAGGGGTGGAGTCGGTGAAAGCGAACCTGAAGATCTACCAACTCTCCGATGCTGCCAACCCTCCGGCGATCAAGTTTGCCAATGCCTCAGGCGTGCCAGCCAATTTCGTCGCCCCTGGCGACTACTCCTTCTGGGCGCTGCTCAACCAGGTGATTCAGGAGGAACCTCCCACCGGCGCTGACCCCACCACGTTGGGACTGTTCGCCTCGATCGGCATTGTCAAAGGCAAGCCCTTCAAACCCAACGAGCGCTGGAAAGCCATCCTCGCCGACGCCGCCAACATCGGTGCCGTGACGGCACGAACCCTGGCTCTCAAGATTCGCGAGCCGGAAGCCTATTTCTATCCCAACAGTTCCTGGCGGTTGCCCTTCTTCGGTGGATACAGGTTCGAAGTATCCCCAGGTGTGGCCAACCTTGATGGTGCGATTTTCTATTACTACTTCGCCACCGGTGTGACGCCGGCCATGGAAGAAAAGATTGTCGGCAAGGGCTCCCAGTATCCCTGGGCCGCGTTGGATTCCAAGGGCGATCGCTTCGATGGCGGCAAAACCTATCGGTTGCGCCTGCCGCCCAACACTCCCGTTGCCGATTTCTGGTCAGTGATCGTGTACGACACGCAGACCCGTTCCATGCTGCAGACAGACCAGAAAGCACCGAGCGTCAGCAGCCAGGACAAGGGCATCAAAACCAATGCCGACGGTTCTGTCGATGTCTGGTTTGGTCCACAGCCACCGGCTGGATTCGAGAAGAACTGGGTGCAGACGATTCCTGGCAAGGGCTGGTTCACGCTTCTGCGCCTCTATGGTCCGTTGGAGCCCTGGTTCAA
- a CDS encoding shikimate kinase — MKVILLGNAGAGKTTLSRLLLAKRPAARLSLDEVAFLGGTERRPLQDSIEDVRCWILRHSSWIIEGCYADIIEPILVYCDELIFLNPGVDVCVANCRSRPWEPDKFRSRKEQDENLDNLIQWVRTYEKRSDEYGLPRHRALYDSFDGKKSEFTQLCQYETVWQDHSSRQL; from the coding sequence ATGAAAGTGATCCTTCTGGGAAACGCTGGAGCAGGGAAGACTACCTTGTCGAGGCTGTTGCTTGCGAAGCGACCAGCCGCTCGACTATCGCTGGATGAGGTGGCGTTCCTCGGCGGCACTGAAAGACGGCCACTTCAAGATAGTATCGAAGATGTAAGGTGTTGGATTTTACGGCATTCCAGCTGGATCATCGAAGGCTGCTATGCGGACATTATTGAGCCTATATTGGTCTACTGCGATGAACTGATCTTCCTGAATCCTGGGGTAGATGTATGTGTGGCCAACTGCCGCTCGAGACCTTGGGAGCCGGACAAGTTTCGTTCCCGAAAGGAGCAAGATGAGAACTTGGACAACCTGATCCAATGGGTTCGTACCTATGAGAAGCGTTCTGATGAGTACGGCCTTCCCAGGCATCGAGCCCTCTACGACTCTTTTGATGGCAAGAAGTCTGAGTTTACGCAGCTATGCCAGTATGAAACGGTATGGCAAGACCATTCATCCAGGCAGCTGTAG
- a CDS encoding CHAT domain-containing tetratricopeptide repeat protein gives MGRWLATGLALSLGLLPVGGLVVPAVMAAEVSNPKRLVDVVQLANRQREKSEREAALINYTNALRIARELIERKLEGGIHGPMGWIYKLEGGIHRYMGWIYKDLGNLAEALKSYQQALLIYRSLDLPEGVGNVLHDIGSAYTSLNEYEKALSAYEEALKIMRKENNRKREGLVLNDIGFLVSTRGNMDEALKIYKQALLIRQQENDLVGEGVTTNNIALVYRSQGDLGKALENYEKALKILRKTDDHESARKVVNNIGDVYGQLGSSMMALVYFYQALSMAKDWGDSRLEAVILNNIGKIYSDQKDLDRALNTLQRAADMPQKMKDPDVDAAILNNIAHVYSAQGNPQAALKTYQQALVINRKIGDRRSEAATLGNMATISAGLGDFDQALTAYKLTMVILREVKDSLGEAITLINLAILQRDRQQPNLAIESLEKGLAIQLEIRRGLQRSNRQSFIGQSQGAAASLVELLIEKKMAAKAFTWVNLFATADLADYSRLIEARVSNPEAQRALEGWQLRQVELLVKRQRLEREPNQWMMQQLVEQEASQFLIAEDLIGRYPEIAELLETRPADLQRLQAGIPAGTVVIQPAPLTGVPKRADTMALFALSRTDLQVVTVPLPQDFPALVETYRRQLEKAESYLERSQQLYDLLIRPLEDRGLLPSGSRLAVIATGKLREIPLETLYDGRTKQYLLEKYPIHYLTRLSRNSAPAAQPAGGGSAQRALVLANPTPTAKELPGTEAEADYLVGAYPGSRDLRRGQATLERFQQQASRYPILHLGTHGCFVATGCPDLGMKANTLLFANSQQYPIADAAQLGLSNTELLVLGACQTAQITSDNDVGLSGLAYVWERAGARAVVASLWSAVDAESAQITKAFYGNLKAGMDKAEAMRQAKLALLRRDPDGLHPFVWAPLIVIGDAAPLAR, from the coding sequence ATGGGTCGCTGGCTGGCCACTGGACTGGCCCTCAGCCTGGGCCTGCTGCCGGTGGGGGGGCTGGTGGTGCCGGCGGTGATGGCGGCGGAGGTATCGAATCCAAAACGTCTTGTGGACGTGGTTCAACTGGCCAATCGACAGAGGGAGAAAAGTGAGAGAGAGGCGGCTCTGATCAACTACACGAATGCCCTGAGAATTGCACGAGAATTGATTGAACGCAAGCTAGAAGGAGGCATTCACGGACCCATGGGATGGATTTACAAGCTAGAAGGAGGTATTCACAGATACATGGGATGGATTTACAAAGATCTTGGTAATCTCGCAGAGGCGCTAAAGTCCTACCAGCAAGCACTCTTAATCTATCGCAGCCTTGATTTGCCCGAGGGAGTGGGAAATGTACTCCATGACATAGGATCTGCCTATACCTCCTTGAATGAATACGAGAAGGCTCTTTCCGCCTACGAAGAAGCCCTGAAAATCATGCGCAAGGAGAACAATCGCAAAAGAGAGGGTCTTGTCCTCAATGATATAGGTTTTTTAGTCAGCACTCGCGGCAATATGGACGAAGCGCTCAAGATCTACAAACAGGCACTGTTAATCCGTCAACAGGAAAATGATCTTGTCGGAGAAGGAGTCACCACCAACAACATAGCCTTGGTCTATAGAAGTCAAGGTGATTTGGGGAAGGCCTTGGAGAACTACGAAAAAGCATTGAAGATACTGCGCAAGACGGATGACCACGAGTCAGCCCGAAAGGTGGTCAATAACATCGGTGATGTGTATGGCCAGCTAGGCTCATCAATGATGGCTCTTGTCTATTTTTACCAGGCGCTTTCGATGGCCAAGGATTGGGGCGACAGCAGGCTAGAGGCTGTCATTCTCAACAATATCGGAAAGATCTATAGCGATCAAAAAGACCTGGATAGGGCGCTGAATACCCTCCAGCGGGCAGCGGACATGCCGCAAAAGATGAAGGACCCCGACGTAGATGCAGCCATTCTTAATAATATCGCCCACGTTTACAGCGCTCAGGGCAATCCTCAAGCGGCGTTGAAGACCTACCAGCAAGCGCTTGTCATCAATCGCAAGATAGGTGACCGCAGATCAGAGGCAGCAACTCTCGGCAACATGGCCACGATCTCTGCCGGGCTTGGCGATTTTGATCAGGCGCTTACAGCCTACAAGTTAACGATGGTGATTTTGCGAGAAGTGAAGGACTCACTAGGTGAGGCCATCACTCTCATCAATCTGGCAATTTTGCAGAGGGATCGCCAGCAGCCCAATCTAGCTATTGAGAGCCTGGAAAAGGGGCTGGCGATCCAATTGGAGATCAGGCGTGGCCTTCAACGCAGCAATCGGCAGAGCTTCATTGGCCAGAGCCAAGGCGCAGCCGCCTCCTTGGTGGAGCTGTTGATTGAGAAGAAGATGGCAGCGAAAGCCTTCACCTGGGTCAATCTCTTCGCCACAGCTGATCTGGCCGATTACAGCCGGCTGATCGAGGCCCGGGTGAGCAATCCTGAGGCGCAGCGGGCGCTTGAAGGGTGGCAGCTGCGGCAGGTGGAGCTTCTGGTGAAGCGGCAGCGGTTGGAGCGGGAGCCGAATCAGTGGATGATGCAGCAACTGGTGGAACAGGAGGCGTCACAATTCCTCATTGCGGAGGATTTGATCGGGCGGTACCCGGAGATTGCCGAGTTGCTGGAAACCCGGCCGGCGGATCTGCAGCGGCTGCAGGCGGGAATCCCGGCGGGCACGGTGGTGATTCAGCCGGCGCCGCTCACCGGCGTACCCAAACGGGCCGACACTATGGCGTTGTTTGCGCTGAGTCGCACTGATCTGCAGGTGGTGACGGTGCCCCTACCGCAGGATTTCCCTGCACTGGTGGAGACCTACAGGCGGCAGTTGGAGAAGGCGGAATCCTATCTGGAGCGGAGCCAGCAGCTGTACGACCTGTTGATCCGACCCCTGGAGGACCGGGGGCTGCTGCCGTCGGGAAGTCGGCTGGCGGTGATCGCCACCGGCAAGCTTCGGGAGATCCCTCTGGAAACGCTCTACGACGGCCGCACGAAGCAGTACCTGTTGGAGAAGTACCCGATCCACTACCTGACACGGCTGAGCCGCAACAGCGCCCCAGCCGCCCAGCCCGCTGGTGGCGGCAGCGCTCAGCGGGCCCTGGTGCTGGCCAATCCCACCCCCACCGCCAAGGAGCTGCCGGGTACGGAAGCGGAGGCTGACTATCTGGTGGGTGCTTATCCAGGCAGCCGTGATCTGCGCCGCGGACAGGCGACGCTGGAGCGGTTTCAGCAGCAGGCGAGCCGCTATCCGATCCTGCACCTCGGCACCCACGGCTGCTTCGTGGCAACGGGCTGCCCGGATCTGGGGATGAAGGCGAACACCCTGCTGTTCGCCAACAGCCAGCAATACCCGATCGCCGACGCGGCCCAGCTGGGTCTGTCGAACACCGAGCTGCTGGTGCTGGGGGCTTGCCAGACGGCTCAGATCACCAGCGACAACGACGTGGGGCTGAGCGGCCTGGCCTACGTATGGGAACGGGCCGGCGCCAGAGCAGTGGTGGCGAGCCTGTGGAGCGCGGTGGATGCGGAGAGCGCCCAGATCACCAAGGCGTTCTACGGGAACCTCAAGGCAGGGATGGACAAGGCCGAAGCGATGCGGCAGGCAAAGCTGGCGCTGCTGCGGCGCGATCCGGATGGCCTGCACCCCTTTGTCTGGGCCCCGTTGATCGTGATCGGCGATGCGGCGCCCCTGGCGAGGTGA
- a CDS encoding DUF1254 domain-containing protein — MKLNLFRKSLIASLASISFFSGVQAKQPAAADVRQTRFGALQLENGYPSKATAARLYDELDFQRATQAYLWALPAVGFKALYDAQAKTFGARNGDVVLYQTLKDKAGMLTPNITTLYAFSFWDLAKQGPLVIEVPAGLTAGGVLDIWQQPITDMGQTGPDKGAGGKFLILPPGSPEPVAPGYLIVRSPSNQIWFATRGLDPDKAVAEATVRRHRLYGWSQRDNPPTNAYVPVAGRPWQSAQPADLNYWRLLSELYANEPVAPGDRMLFGMLAPLGITPGQPFQPDARQAKVLTEAAQVGDLMARTIAYDKRIPGATVYPGKQWEYAVLFDLDQETPDKRRVQIDERSSWFYEAIGMSAGMQGRIVGFGQVYLEASKDKGGRWLDGGRTYRMRVPAGAPVKQFWSITLYDNLSRGPLITDQGAADLSSRKPDLVTNTDGSLDVSFGPVRPAGAANWIKTTPGKGWFAYFRFYGPTEAYFSKAWQLNDIEALKP; from the coding sequence GTGAAGCTCAACCTCTTTCGGAAGTCGCTGATCGCCTCCCTGGCCAGTATCAGCTTCTTCAGTGGCGTGCAAGCCAAGCAGCCTGCAGCAGCTGATGTCCGACAGACAAGGTTTGGGGCTCTTCAACTGGAGAATGGCTACCCCAGCAAGGCCACCGCTGCCAGGCTCTACGACGAGCTCGACTTCCAGCGCGCCACCCAGGCCTATCTCTGGGCCCTGCCGGCCGTCGGTTTCAAGGCGCTCTACGACGCCCAGGCCAAAACCTTCGGCGCCCGCAACGGCGATGTGGTGCTCTACCAGACCCTGAAGGACAAGGCGGGGATGCTCACCCCCAACATCACCACCCTCTACGCCTTCAGCTTCTGGGACCTTGCCAAGCAGGGACCATTGGTGATCGAGGTGCCCGCCGGGCTCACCGCCGGCGGGGTGCTGGACATCTGGCAACAGCCGATCACCGACATGGGCCAGACGGGACCCGACAAGGGTGCCGGTGGCAAGTTTCTGATCCTTCCCCCCGGCAGTCCCGAGCCGGTGGCCCCGGGCTACCTCATCGTCCGCTCCCCAAGCAATCAGATCTGGTTCGCCACCCGAGGCCTTGATCCCGACAAGGCCGTGGCCGAAGCCACCGTGCGCCGCCACCGGCTCTACGGCTGGAGCCAGCGGGATAACCCGCCCACGAACGCCTATGTGCCGGTGGCTGGTCGCCCCTGGCAGTCGGCCCAGCCCGCCGACCTGAACTACTGGCGCCTGCTGAGCGAGCTCTATGCCAACGAGCCGGTGGCCCCCGGCGACCGCATGCTGTTCGGGATGCTCGCTCCTCTGGGGATCACCCCTGGCCAGCCCTTCCAACCGGATGCCCGCCAGGCCAAGGTGCTCACGGAGGCCGCCCAGGTGGGCGATCTGATGGCCCGCACCATCGCCTACGACAAGCGAATCCCCGGAGCAACGGTGTACCCCGGCAAGCAATGGGAGTACGCCGTGTTGTTCGACCTTGATCAGGAAACCCCGGACAAACGGCGCGTGCAGATCGACGAGCGCAGTTCCTGGTTCTACGAGGCGATCGGCATGTCAGCAGGCATGCAGGGGCGGATCGTGGGCTTTGGCCAGGTATACCTGGAGGCCTCCAAAGACAAGGGAGGACGTTGGCTTGATGGCGGCCGCACCTACCGGATGCGCGTGCCGGCTGGCGCGCCGGTGAAGCAGTTCTGGTCGATCACCCTGTACGACAACCTCAGCCGTGGCCCGCTGATCACCGACCAGGGTGCCGCCGACCTCAGCTCCCGCAAGCCGGATCTTGTCACCAACACCGATGGCTCGTTGGATGTGTCCTTTGGCCCGGTACGGCCGGCCGGCGCCGCCAACTGGATCAAGACCACCCCGGGCAAGGGCTGGTTCGCCTACTTCCGCTTCTACGGCCCCACCGAGGCCTACTTCAGCAAGGCCTGGCAGCTGAACGACATCGAAGCGCTCAAGCCCTGA
- a CDS encoding cupin domain-containing protein: MTSPKRLFKVTDFLQPADGEPIRSVITESADATVVAWHIKPGQHISAHVHPDGQDTWTILSGCGEYSLGSKGESIAIAQGDVLVAHRREVHGVLNTGQEPLVFVSVVSPSASGFEPV; this comes from the coding sequence ATAACGAGCCCGAAGCGCTTGTTTAAGGTCACAGACTTTCTACAACCAGCGGACGGTGAGCCCATTCGCTCAGTCATCACCGAGTCGGCTGACGCAACGGTCGTTGCTTGGCATATCAAGCCTGGCCAGCATATCTCGGCTCATGTGCATCCTGATGGCCAAGATACATGGACCATCCTTTCAGGTTGCGGCGAGTACAGCCTTGGGTCTAAGGGGGAGTCGATTGCCATCGCTCAGGGAGATGTGCTTGTAGCCCATCGCCGAGAAGTCCACGGTGTTCTTAACACCGGGCAAGAACCACTTGTCTTTGTTTCCGTCGTCTCTCCTTCAGCATCGGGCTTCGAGCCGGTGTAG
- a CDS encoding N-acetyltransferase, translating into MIIGPIQAHEREVLLGLAVSTGLFTAEDAEALLGGVLDSLAAGELPEGHTAVACREFQDGPVIGWSYYSPDAYSERVWNVWWIGVRPGHHGGGVGQAILSNIERDAAALGARVIVIETSDQEALARARNFYLKRGYEVRGRIPDFYAEGDSKVIFSRSLAGAA; encoded by the coding sequence GTGATCATCGGCCCCATTCAAGCGCATGAGAGAGAGGTATTGCTTGGACTAGCCGTGAGCACCGGACTATTCACTGCCGAGGATGCGGAAGCCCTTTTGGGTGGAGTTCTGGATTCCCTTGCTGCTGGGGAGCTGCCCGAGGGGCATACTGCTGTGGCTTGTCGCGAGTTTCAAGACGGCCCAGTCATTGGGTGGTCGTACTATTCTCCAGACGCCTATTCCGAGCGGGTGTGGAACGTGTGGTGGATTGGCGTAAGACCCGGTCATCATGGCGGCGGTGTCGGCCAAGCCATTCTTTCTAACATCGAGCGAGATGCGGCAGCATTGGGTGCGCGCGTGATTGTTATTGAGACTAGTGACCAGGAAGCGTTGGCGCGAGCTCGAAACTTTTACCTGAAGCGCGGGTATGAAGTGCGAGGACGTATCCCCGATTTCTATGCTGAAGGGGACTCGAAGGTGATTTTTTCACGATCTCTCGCCGGTGCAGCTTAA